A segment of the Vagococcus hydrophili genome:
AGTCACTACTAAATCATTCACAACATCTTTCCAGTATAATTTGATGCCGTTAGATAAGAGGATATAATTAAAATTTTGAGAAGCATCCCATTTTTCACCTAATGGTAAATTGATATCTTTGACTGAAATTTCTTGAACTTTAATCACTTCCATATCTTTGACAGTGACTGTCGCTACTGCTTGTTTATCTTCATATTGATACGTTACTTTATAGGTACCTTGTTGACGAGAATCAACTGCACCAGTTACTTTTATCTCATTAGCAACTTCTGCCCACTCTTTTTTGGTACCGTTAGTCAATTCTACATAATTAAAACTATCTGAAGCTTTCCACTCAATACCAAGTGGTAAATTAATATCTTTCACTGATATGTTTTGAACTTTTGTTACTTCCATATTTTTAACAGTGACATTCATGTTTGCTTGCTTGCCTCCATAAGTATAAGTAAGTGGATAAACACCTGGCACATCAACATTTACTTGGCCTGTTATTTGGATATCATTCACAACATTTTGCCATGATAAAGTTGATCCATCTGCCAACTCAACACTAAGGAAACCATAAGAATTGTCCCATTTTGTGCCAGTTGGTAAATTGACATCTTTCACTGCAATCGATTTGACATCCACAATCGGAGAAACATTTTCTACGTCAGTTGTTGACTGTTCATCGGCAAAAGAGACGATAGGAGCTGAGAATGACAATAAGAGAAGAGCAACCATCATACCTCTATACTTTTTCATTTCAAACACCCTTTCTTTTTCCTTTTGTTTTCCTTTTTACACTTATAGTTTACTATGTTTTATGACAAAAAAGCAACTTATATTACAAAAATATTACAAAAGTTACATAACTCTTAATAAATTCTTTATTCTTTTGCTTGAGAGAAGACTTGTTTCATAAACTCTATTGTTAAAACGGACATATCTGTGATAATTTCATCAGCTTCTTTAATGTCAATTGGTGGGTAATTCAAGTTATTAAAACCAATGCACGTCATTCCTGCTGCTTTTGCTGCTAGGACACCATTCCTTGAATCCTCAATCACTAAACAATTTTTAGGATCAACATTTAAGACTTCTGCTGCTTTTAAAAAGACATCTGGTGCCGGTTTAGAATTTGCAACTTCTTCTCCAGATTGGAGGGTGTCAAAACAAGAAGCAATTCCTAACCCTGTCAAATGCTCTTTAATCAAGACTTTACCAGTTGATGAAGCAACAGCTGTCTTTAGAGGTGATTTAGCTAAATTAGTTACTAGTTTTTCAACTCCAGGTATTAATTCTACTCCTTTTTCTTTAAACAACTTCAACAAATACACAGGTGCCATTTCTTTTAATTCTTCCAAGCTGACAGGTAAATCAAATTCCTCTTTAATGTGACTCCATATATAATCTTGTGTGGTTCCACAATACTTCCTAAAATGAAGAGCTTCCACTTCAATACCAAAAGATTTTAAAATAAGCTGTTCTGATTCCATGTAAAATTTTTCAGAATCAATCAACACCCCATCCATATCAAAAATAATCGCTTCTAAAGTCATAAATATCCTCCTAGATAAAAAAGGAGATGACTAAAAAATCATCTCCTTAGTATTTTATTTTCAGTTTGGTAAAAACAGGCAACTCCTTCGGTAACTTCAAAACTACTAAGCAACCCAAAGAGCGGATTGTTTAGTAGTTCCTCCAATTACTCGGAGCTAACCGCCTTTTTTACACCCTATTATTTACTTTCAATCCAAGCTGTAACTGCTGCTAGAGCGTCTTTCATGCCTGCTGGGTTTTTACCACCGGCTTGAGCCATGTCTGGACGTCCACCACCGCCACCACCTACTAGAGGAGCGATTTCTTTGATTAAATCACCAGCTTTTAAGCCTTTCCCATTCATCTCTTTATTCATAGCTACTAGTAAGCTCACTTTTTCATCTTGAGCCGTTCCAAGAACTAAGATATCTGAATAACTGTTTTGTTTCCATTGATCAGCTAATTGACGCAATTGGTTCATGTCTTTAACGTTAACTTCTGCAGCAATGACAGTTGCACCGTTAACAGTTTGAATATCTTTAAAGATTTGGTCACCTTCAGCGTTCGCTAATTTAGAAGATAATGCTTCGTTTTCTTTTTGTAATTCTCTTAGTTGTTCTTGTAGTGAACCAACTTTAGAGACAGCTTCTTTTAGTTGTGGTGCTTTTACCATATGAGCAATTTCTTTTAAAGCCATTTCTTCTGTATGTAATAATTCAAAGGCTTCTTTACTTGTAACAGCTTCGATACGTCTTACGCCTGCACCAATTCCTGATTCAGAAACGATTTTGAAGATACCAATATCAGATGTATTTCTAACATGAACCCCACCACATAATTCAACAGAGTAATCAGAAACACTCACAACACGGACAACTTTACCGTATTTTTCACCGAATAATGCCATAGCGCCCATTTCTTTAGCTGTTGCTACGTCTGTTTCGATGGTTGTTACTGGAATACTTTCCCAGATTTTTTCATTTACTTTACGTTCCATTTCAGCTAATTCTTCTGCTGTTACTTGCTCAAAGTGAGTGAAGTCAAAACGTAAGTTACCTGAAGCAACTAATGATCCAGCTTGGTTCGCATGCTCGCCTAATACATCTTTTAAGGCACGATGTAAAAGATGGGTTGCTGTATGGTTTTTAATAATTTTATTTCTTAACATTTCATCAACAACTAGTTCATAAGTTTGACCTAAAACTAATTCACCAACAACCTCTACTAAATGAAGCGGTTGACCATTTGGTGCTTTTTTAACATTTAAGACATTCGCTACAATTTCACCTGACGCTGTTTGAATCGTTCCTTTATCTGCAACTTGTCCACCCATTTCAGCATAGAAAGGTGTGATGTCAAAGACAAGTTGTGCATCATTTTGAGATACTTTTTCTTGGATAGCATCCTCTTGAACGATTGCCACTAATTTAGCACTTGCTTTTGTTTCAGTGTATCCCATGAATTCACTCTCAGCTTTAAGTTCTGATAAAACAGCTGATTGAACATTCATTGAGCTTTCTGTTGAACGAGCAGCACGAGCACGTTCTCTTTGAGCTGTCATTTCAACTTCAAAACCTTCATGATCAACTTTAAGACCTTGTTCTTCAGCCATTTCTTCTGTTAATTCAACTGGGAAGCCATATGTATCATATAATTTGAAGATATCTTTTCCAGCAAGTGTGTCTTTGCCTTCCGATTTTAATGAAGCAATTAAATCAGTAATGATTTGTAAACCGTCATTAATTGTTTCATGGAATCTTTCTTCTTCTGTACGAATAATTTTTTGGATAAACGCTTGTTTTTCAACAACTTCTGGATAGTAACTTTCCATAATCCCTCCAACAACTGGGACTAATTTATAAAGGAACGCTTCATCAATTCCTAATTTTTTACCATGCATGACAGCACGACGTAGTAAACGACGTAAGACATAGCCACGACCTTCATTAGATGGTAAAGCACCATCACCAATTGCAAATGATACCGCACGAACGTGGTCTGCGATCACTTTAAAGGATGTTTTTGTTGCTAAATCATCATCATATTTTTTACTTGCTGACATTTCTTCAGTTGCATGAATAATCGGCAAGAATAGATCTGTTTCAAAGTTAGTTGGTGCGTCTTGGAAAATCGATACCATACGTTCTAAGCCCATACCTGTATCAATATTTTTTTGTGGTAATGGCTCATATTCATGATTTTCAGTATGATTGAATTCAGAGAATACTAAATTCCAAATTTCTAAGTAACGTTCATTTTCTCCACCAGGGTAGTTTTCTGGATCATCTTCTGCCACATCGTTAAAGGCTTGTCCACGGTCATAGAAAATTTCAGAGTCCGGTCCACATGGGCCTGCACCAATATCCCAGAAATTATCTTTGATATCAATAATTGATTCATGTGGTAAGCCAATTTCTTCATGCCAAATACGACGAGCGTCTGTATCTTCTGGATAAACTGTGACATACAATTTTGATTTGTCTAATGCAAACCATTCTTCGCTTGTTAATAATTCCCAAGCCCAATGAATCGCTTCTTTTTTAAAGTAATCACCAATCGAAAAGTTTCCTAACATTTCAAACATGGTATGGTGACGGGCTGTTTTACCAACATTTTCAATATCGTTAGTACGGATACTTTTTTGTGAATTGGTAATTCTTGGGTTTTCTGGAATCACAGTGCCATCAAAATATTTTTTTAATGTGGCAACACCTGAATTGATCCATAGTAAACTTGGGTCTTCAATCGGAACAAGAGACGCACTTGGCTCTACTTGGTGTCCTTTTGCTTTAAAGAAATCTAAATACATTTGTCTTACTTCAACACTTGTTAATGGTTTCATCTTTTTTCCTCCTAAAAATAGAAAAAAGCACCTTGCAGTCAAGGACGATTTACGCGGTACCACCTTGATTGCAACGATGCTTTAGCATTCATTACCTCTTAAGTACTTTTTAACGCAAAGTAAGTCGTGATAATTTCTTATCAATTATTGGTAAAGTAGCCAATATTTTTACACAGTCTTTCTTTTCACCTAACAGAAAGCTCTCTAAACTGTGAACCAAATTTGTTCTTTACTAGCCTATTAAATTATAATGAAAAGTTGTTATTATGTCAACTAGCTTCTACTTTTTAATAGGTTTTTAGATTAAAAAAATAAAATATCATTAATTATTTTTTAATATTAATATTATTTTATAAAAAACATCATTCATTTATATATTTCTTCAAAAAATCACCAATCGTCTTTTCGTATTTTTGAGGATTCGAATAATAACTTGTAGCATGTTTCGCTCCCTTAAAAATAACAACCTCTTTAGGACCGCTTGTTGCTTTCTCCAAATTATAAACAAATTTAGTGGGCACAAAATCATCTTTGTCTCCATGAATTAAAAGTAATGGTAGCTTATTTTTCTTCAACTGATTCACTGCACTGGCTTCTTTAAAAGAATAGCCTGCTCTTACTTTAGTATAAACGGACGTTAAAGGAATTAAGGGGAAAGTTGGCAAACCAAACATATCATCTATTTGAAAAGATAACTCATTTTGTACAGTATCATAGCCGCAATCAGCAATCACTGCTTTAACTTGAGGTGGTAATTTTTCACCGCTTGTCATCATCACGGTAGAAGCTCCCATGCTAACACCAAATAACACGATCTCTTCTTGCGCTCCTTGTTTCTTTAACACTTCATCTATCCATTTCACATAATCCTTACGATCTAACCAACCAAAGCCCGTATATTTTCCTTCACTTTTACCATGTCCCCTGTTATCAGGAACCAGAACATCATAGCCTGATTCATAGAAATACTTGGCATAATCTCCCATAGCAAGCCCCTCACTCATATAACCATGAGCAATAATCACTGTTTTATTATCTTTCTTCTGATGAGTTAACCACTTAGCTTTTAACTGTAACTTATCCTCTGATTGAATTATTAGTTCTTCTGAAGAATCGGTTTCAAATTGCCATTTTTTATGCATTTTCTCATGACTTTCTGCTTGGATAAACTCTTTATCACCTGCGACGATGGCATAATTAAATAAATAATTAACAGCAAAACCTAATACCACAATAACAAGTAGTAATATAAGACTACTTATAATTATTAACTTTTTTTTCATATTTTCCCTCCCTAAACATGTTATGATTATAGTGTAAATAAAAATTGGAAAGGATGGTTTTCATGATCTCAATTGTTTTTGATAACAAACAATGGGTGAAAGCGGCATCTTATTATCTAAGAACGCTGGTTTTCGTTCAAGAACAAAAAATATCTCCAAAAGCGGAGTTTGATGTTTACGATTCGGATCAAACAAACTATCTGGTTATCTTTTATGATCAAACACCGATTGCAACGGGTCGTTACCAACAAGATGATTTACTAACTGTTCGACCTGACCGGGTATGTGTCAAAAGAGAATGGCGTAAAAAAGGGCTTGGTCGCCGTGTTATTTTAGAAATTGAACAACAAGGACGAAAAAATAATTGTTCACTCTCTCGGATTCATGGAGAAAAACAAGCCGTTCCTTTTTATGAAAAATTAGGCTATCAAGTTGTCTCCGATGATTTTATTGAAGACGGTATTATTTGTGTGAAATTAGAAAAGAAGCTTTATTAACTAAAAAAAGAGGCAAGTCCAACCTATTTTAGGATTGTGCTTGCCTCTTTTGAACTTAATAATCTTGTTTTCTTGATTTTCTTTTCGCACGATCAGTTTGACGACGATCAATTTTACGTTTTTGTTTTTCATTGTCATCAATTGCGTATTGTAATTTCTTTTTGTAACCAGGTTTAACTTTTTTCTTTTTCTTTTTAACTAAACCAATCATTGATATGTCTAATTGTTTTTGTGATTTATCACGTTTCTCACGACGGTTACGGTCATAAGAATCGATAATTTCTCCACCACGAATTACTTTTGGATGAAACTCAATTCCTAATTTTTCTAACTCAGCTAGTGAATTTTCATCACTTGGTTGGTACAACGTAATCGCTGTTCCCTCTAAACCGTTTCTGCCAGTACGACCTACACGGTGAATGAAAAATTCTAAATCCGTTGGAATTTCTGTATTGATAACATGAGAAACACCTTCAATATCAATCCCACGAGCAGCTAAATCAGTCGCTACCACAAATTGGAAATCTAAATTTTGGACATTTTTCATGACACGTTTTCTTTCACGTGGCGGAATATCTCCATGAATTGTCGCAACTTTTAAGCCTTGCTCTTTTAAATACGTTGAAATCTCATTCACACGTTGTTTCGTATTCGCAAAGACCATCACTAAATACGGTTGACCTATATTTAATAATTGATAGATAACCTTATTAACATCTTGGCCTTTAGTTGAGATTGCCCAGTTATCAATTGTATCTGAAATAACTGATGATGGTTTAATATGTTCAACCACTGGATTGTCCATATATTTTTTTAAGAATGGTTTCAATTTAGTTGGAATAGTTGCTGAGAATACTAGCATTTGTAATCCTTTTGGTAACGTTGCAGCAATTTTATCAACATCTTCTAAAAAGCCCATATCAAGTGTCATATCTGCCTCATCCACAACAAAGTGATTGGCTGTAAATGTTTTTAGTGACTGATTATTTACTAAATCTAAAATTCGCCCTGGTGTTCCAATCACGATATGTGGTTGACTTGTTTTTAATTTTTCCATTTGGCGTTTTTTATCTGTTCCCCCAACGTATTGAGAGACTCTGATTTCTTTTTCAGAGTGTTTAGCAAGTTGAACAGCCGCTTGATAAATTTGTTCCGCTAGCTCACGACTTGGTGTTGTAATAATACCTTGTACTTCATCTTTTTCTGGGTCCACTGCATTCATCATTGGTAGTAAGAATGTATGTGTTTTACCAGAACCTGTTTGTGATTGTCCTACCACGTTTTTCCCTTGCATGACAACTGGGATTAATTTTTCTTGTACTTCTGTTGGTTTAAGAAACTTCTTTTCATCTAAAGCGTTCATTATAAATTCTTGAAAATTATATTGTTTAAATAAATTCATTCTCTCACCTTCCTTCTCTTTTTTTTACCCTTTGGCATTATAGCACATTTTAAAAGAATAGTTTTAAAATGATTAAGATAAATACAAAATAACTTAAAATCGAGTAAGTTAAACTGCTTGTTGTAAACTCTTCATCGGCTCCGTAACTTCTTGCTAAGATTGGCATCGCATTCTGAACTGGCATAGCTGATTGCAATATAAATACATTTAACATTAAAGGTGGTACAGGGAAAAACAATGATAATGTATAGACCACTAAAGGCGAAACAACGTATCTCCCAAGTAAGACGCCAGCAACATCTTTATTCATTTTTATGTTTTTAATTCCTGTTTGATAAATGATAATCCCAATCACAAATAAAGAAAGGGCAGTCGTCATGCCACCCACATAGGTTGAAAAATCAAACAATGGTTTTGGGACTTCTTTTCCAGTGAGTAACCATAAAATACCAATCACAAATCCCATTAATGCAGGAGATAAAAGCTGCTTTAATAATTTTTTAAAACTAAATTTAGCTTGTTTGATATCTATGGCTGGATTATCATTGGCAATCAACAACACACCAATGGTAAAGAAAAATGTCGTATTACACATATAATAAAGTAACGCATATGGAATTGCCTTTTCTCCAAATATCGCCATATTCACAGGCAGTCCCATAAAAATCGTGTTAGCTGCTGTAAACATAGTCATGAAGGCACCTCGTCTAGTGACAGGTACTTTAGTCAATCTTGCATACACAAAACTAATCCCAAAAGTTATTAAAATAGACATAAACGGAATCGCAATTCCTTTAAATAATTCTAGAAACTCTGATCTCGTAAATTTCTGAGTCATATTCAGAAACATGCTAAGAGGTAATGTAATATTTAAGACTAACTTAGAAAAAACATCTGCGGTATGATTATCGAACCATTTACGCCAGGTTAGAATGTAGCTAAGTAAGATTATGGCAAAAACGACTAAAATATTTAAATAAGCTGCTAACATCTATTTATCTAAAACCTCCGACCCATTTTCCCTATACACACGCGGCAAACGATCCGTCAAACCACAAGTGACTTCATAATTAATGGTCCCTACATACTCAGCTCCCGATTGAACTGAATTAAACCGTTCTTGATTGTGACCAAAAATGGTTACCTTAGTTCCTACTGGTAATTCTTCTTCCAATCTAATCATACACTGGTCCATACAAACTCGTCCAACAATTGGTGCTTTCTTACCTGAAACTAATACCTCAAATCCTTGATAACGTCTGATTAATCCATCGGCATAACCGATAGGAAGTGTCCCAATCCATTCATTTCCTGATGTTTCATAGGTTGCACCATAGCCAACTTTTTCACCTTTTTCTAGTTGCTTTATGTGAATGATTTCAGTTTCTAAAGTTAAGGCTTGTTTTAATTCAAAGGGAGATTCTAACTCATTTCCTGATGGGTTCATTCCGTATAATGCGTCCCCGTAACGAACCAGATTGCTTTCCCAAGCCCCATGCCACAAAGCAGTTGCAGAATTAGAGGTATGGATATACTTCATCTCTCTACCAAAAATATCTAGCGCTTTTGAAAAACGTTCTTGTTGTAAATTCAAGTGACTTTCATCTTTTGAATCAGCCTTTGAAAAATGGGTAAAGATACCTTCAAAATCAATCAGTGGTTGCTTGTCTA
Coding sequences within it:
- a CDS encoding bacterial Ig-like domain-containing protein — protein: MKKYRGMMVALLLLSFSAPIVSFADEQSTTDVENVSPIVDVKSIAVKDVNLPTGTKWDNSYGFLSVELADGSTLSWQNVVNDIQITGQVNVDVPGVYPLTYTYGGKQANMNVTVKNMEVTKVQNISVKDINLPLGIEWKASDSFNYVELTNGTKKEWAEVANEIKVTGAVDSRQQGTYKVTYQYEDKQAVATVTVKDMEVIKVQEISVKDINLPLGEKWDASQNFNYILLSNGIKLYWKDVVNDLVVTIDDNAQMIDTSKPGTHKVTYTYDGQSVTVNVTVGIFEVVKVQQILVKNTTIPLGSKWNTSDNFITVKMSDGTERTWADISKDMKIEGTVDVNKEGVYKVTYKLEDKEATATITVTSKKILPQTGEKTYLSTIMFAVGALLIPLVFIILVIKKRKTH
- a CDS encoding HAD family hydrolase, producing MTLEAIIFDMDGVLIDSEKFYMESEQLILKSFGIEVEALHFRKYCGTTQDYIWSHIKEEFDLPVSLEELKEMAPVYLLKLFKEKGVELIPGVEKLVTNLAKSPLKTAVASSTGKVLIKEHLTGLGIASCFDTLQSGEEVANSKPAPDVFLKAAEVLNVDPKNCLVIEDSRNGVLAAKAAGMTCIGFNNLNYPPIDIKEADEIITDMSVLTIEFMKQVFSQAKE
- the alaS gene encoding alanine--tRNA ligase, which translates into the protein MKPLTSVEVRQMYLDFFKAKGHQVEPSASLVPIEDPSLLWINSGVATLKKYFDGTVIPENPRITNSQKSIRTNDIENVGKTARHHTMFEMLGNFSIGDYFKKEAIHWAWELLTSEEWFALDKSKLYVTVYPEDTDARRIWHEEIGLPHESIIDIKDNFWDIGAGPCGPDSEIFYDRGQAFNDVAEDDPENYPGGENERYLEIWNLVFSEFNHTENHEYEPLPQKNIDTGMGLERMVSIFQDAPTNFETDLFLPIIHATEEMSASKKYDDDLATKTSFKVIADHVRAVSFAIGDGALPSNEGRGYVLRRLLRRAVMHGKKLGIDEAFLYKLVPVVGGIMESYYPEVVEKQAFIQKIIRTEEERFHETINDGLQIITDLIASLKSEGKDTLAGKDIFKLYDTYGFPVELTEEMAEEQGLKVDHEGFEVEMTAQRERARAARSTESSMNVQSAVLSELKAESEFMGYTETKASAKLVAIVQEDAIQEKVSQNDAQLVFDITPFYAEMGGQVADKGTIQTASGEIVANVLNVKKAPNGQPLHLVEVVGELVLGQTYELVVDEMLRNKIIKNHTATHLLHRALKDVLGEHANQAGSLVASGNLRFDFTHFEQVTAEELAEMERKVNEKIWESIPVTTIETDVATAKEMGAMALFGEKYGKVVRVVSVSDYSVELCGGVHVRNTSDIGIFKIVSESGIGAGVRRIEAVTSKEAFELLHTEEMALKEIAHMVKAPQLKEAVSKVGSLQEQLRELQKENEALSSKLANAEGDQIFKDIQTVNGATVIAAEVNVKDMNQLRQLADQWKQNSYSDILVLGTAQDEKVSLLVAMNKEMNGKGLKAGDLIKEIAPLVGGGGGGRPDMAQAGGKNPAGMKDALAAVTAWIESK
- a CDS encoding alpha/beta hydrolase, which translates into the protein MKKKLIIISSLILLLVIVVLGFAVNYLFNYAIVAGDKEFIQAESHEKMHKKWQFETDSSEELIIQSEDKLQLKAKWLTHQKKDNKTVIIAHGYMSEGLAMGDYAKYFYESGYDVLVPDNRGHGKSEGKYTGFGWLDRKDYVKWIDEVLKKQGAQEEIVLFGVSMGASTVMMTSGEKLPPQVKAVIADCGYDTVQNELSFQIDDMFGLPTFPLIPLTSVYTKVRAGYSFKEASAVNQLKKNKLPLLLIHGDKDDFVPTKFVYNLEKATSGPKEVVIFKGAKHATSYYSNPQKYEKTIGDFLKKYINE
- a CDS encoding GNAT family N-acetyltransferase, encoding MISIVFDNKQWVKAASYYLRTLVFVQEQKISPKAEFDVYDSDQTNYLVIFYDQTPIATGRYQQDDLLTVRPDRVCVKREWRKKGLGRRVILEIEQQGRKNNCSLSRIHGEKQAVPFYEKLGYQVVSDDFIEDGIICVKLEKKLY
- a CDS encoding DEAD/DEAH box helicase, with product MNLFKQYNFQEFIMNALDEKKFLKPTEVQEKLIPVVMQGKNVVGQSQTGSGKTHTFLLPMMNAVDPEKDEVQGIITTPSRELAEQIYQAAVQLAKHSEKEIRVSQYVGGTDKKRQMEKLKTSQPHIVIGTPGRILDLVNNQSLKTFTANHFVVDEADMTLDMGFLEDVDKIAATLPKGLQMLVFSATIPTKLKPFLKKYMDNPVVEHIKPSSVISDTIDNWAISTKGQDVNKVIYQLLNIGQPYLVMVFANTKQRVNEISTYLKEQGLKVATIHGDIPPRERKRVMKNVQNLDFQFVVATDLAARGIDIEGVSHVINTEIPTDLEFFIHRVGRTGRNGLEGTAITLYQPSDENSLAELEKLGIEFHPKVIRGGEIIDSYDRNRREKRDKSQKQLDISMIGLVKKKKKKVKPGYKKKLQYAIDDNEKQKRKIDRRQTDRAKRKSRKQDY
- a CDS encoding AEC family transporter; this encodes MLAAYLNILVVFAIILLSYILTWRKWFDNHTADVFSKLVLNITLPLSMFLNMTQKFTRSEFLELFKGIAIPFMSILITFGISFVYARLTKVPVTRRGAFMTMFTAANTIFMGLPVNMAIFGEKAIPYALLYYMCNTTFFFTIGVLLIANDNPAIDIKQAKFSFKKLLKQLLSPALMGFVIGILWLLTGKEVPKPLFDFSTYVGGMTTALSLFVIGIIIYQTGIKNIKMNKDVAGVLLGRYVVSPLVVYTLSLFFPVPPLMLNVFILQSAMPVQNAMPILARSYGADEEFTTSSLTYSILSYFVFILIILKLFF
- the alr gene encoding alanine racemase encodes the protein MIPSNYRPSRVVIDLDCVKHNVREEIKRLDESKELFAVVKANGYGHGAVETAQAALDAGASGLCVSNLDEALELRQANINGPILVLGYVNSAYIEIAAKNQITVTATNLEWLKEVNERIQSPISIHLKIDTGMGRIGLRTEEEMLGAKNILDKQPLIDFEGIFTHFSKADSKDESHLNLQQERFSKALDIFGREMKYIHTSNSATALWHGAWESNLVRYGDALYGMNPSGNELESPFELKQALTLETEIIHIKQLEKGEKVGYGATYETSGNEWIGTLPIGYADGLIRRYQGFEVLVSGKKAPIVGRVCMDQCMIRLEEELPVGTKVTIFGHNQERFNSVQSGAEYVGTINYEVTCGLTDRLPRVYRENGSEVLDK